In one window of Bacteroidales bacterium DNA:
- the queG gene encoding tRNA epoxyqueuosine(34) reductase QueG, with the protein MNGEAKQQSATKEQKIKSLALEIGFDACGVSSASFLAEEDSHIKHWLAEGMNGEMAYMERNLEKRLDPRILVPNAKSVISVLINYYSGSPRISTESPKISRYALSHDYHDVVRDKLYLLLELIQKEFGQVEGRVFVDSAPVLEKTWAVRTGLGWIGKNSLLINPKLGSYTFIGELIVDLEVEPSIAEIRNHCGTCTRCMDACPTGAIVSPSVIDSRKCISYLTIEKKSALTDDEVKMLNGWCFGCDICQEVCPWNSKITISKCEELMSKQEILSLSPEEMRTISNENFNMIFNNTPLLRTGWKKIVTNSNQ; encoded by the coding sequence ATGAATGGCGAAGCCAAGCAACAGTCAGCGACTAAAGAACAAAAAATCAAATCTCTTGCCCTTGAAATAGGCTTTGATGCTTGTGGGGTATCCTCTGCCAGTTTTTTAGCGGAAGAAGATAGTCATATTAAGCATTGGTTGGCAGAAGGAATGAATGGAGAGATGGCCTACATGGAACGAAATCTCGAAAAACGACTAGATCCCAGAATTCTTGTACCTAATGCTAAATCTGTAATATCTGTTCTAATCAACTACTATTCAGGGAGTCCAAGAATATCAACGGAATCTCCAAAAATTTCCCGTTACGCTCTTAGTCACGATTATCATGATGTTGTAAGGGATAAATTATATCTACTACTTGAGTTAATCCAAAAAGAGTTTGGACAAGTTGAGGGGAGAGTCTTTGTTGATTCTGCCCCAGTTCTGGAAAAAACATGGGCTGTTCGCACAGGGTTAGGCTGGATTGGTAAAAATTCCTTGTTGATAAATCCCAAATTAGGATCATATACTTTTATTGGTGAGTTGATAGTTGATCTTGAGGTTGAACCTTCTATCGCAGAAATTAGAAACCATTGTGGAACATGCACACGTTGCATGGATGCTTGCCCAACTGGAGCAATTGTATCGCCAAGTGTTATCGATTCACGAAAATGTATATCATACCTAACAATTGAAAAAAAATCAGCATTGACTGATGATGAAGTTAAAATGCTAAATGGCTGGTGCTTTGGCTGCGATATTTGCCAGGAAGTCTGCCCTTGGAATAGTAAAATTACTATATCAAAATGTGAAGAGTTAATGTCAAAGCAGGAGATATTAAGCCTTTCTCCAGAAGAAATGCGAACAATATCCAATGAAAATTTTAATATGATTTTTAATAATACGCCTTTACTTAGAACTGGATGGAAAAAAATTGTTACGAATTCTAATCAATAG
- a CDS encoding DUF59 domain-containing protein has translation METKRDILAIEADIVKVLKNIFDPEIPVNIYDLGLIYEVDVDEDRKVKVTMTLTAPNCPLADELLDEVHEKVGKVEGITEALINLTFDPPWDKSRMSEEAMLELGFL, from the coding sequence ATGGAAACAAAACGAGATATACTAGCAATAGAGGCCGATATTGTAAAGGTTCTGAAAAATATTTTCGATCCAGAGATACCCGTTAACATTTACGATTTAGGCCTTATTTACGAGGTTGATGTTGATGAGGATAGAAAAGTTAAGGTAACAATGACTCTTACTGCACCAAACTGTCCATTGGCAGATGAATTGCTAGATGAAGTTCATGAAAAGGTGGGTAAGGTTGAGGGCATAACTGAAGCATTAATCAATCTGACCTTCGATCCCCCTTGGGATAAAAGTCGCATGAGCGAAGAGGCTATGCTTGAACTTGGATTTCTATAG
- a CDS encoding SufE family protein: MTLNEVQDRIIDDFSVFDDWMDKYQQLIELGKDLPPIDEKKRTESYLIKGCQSKVWLDAELENGRILFSADSDAIITKGIVALLIQVLNQRTPKEIIDADLYFIDKIGLKENLSPTRSNGLVAMVKQMRLYAIAYQSKLNN, translated from the coding sequence ATGACTTTAAACGAGGTACAGGATAGGATAATTGACGATTTTAGCGTTTTTGACGATTGGATGGATAAATACCAACAGCTTATAGAGTTGGGGAAAGACCTTCCTCCAATAGATGAGAAGAAGCGCACGGAATCTTACCTTATTAAAGGTTGCCAAAGTAAGGTTTGGCTTGATGCTGAACTTGAAAACGGAAGAATTCTTTTTTCGGCAGATAGCGATGCGATCATAACCAAAGGTATTGTTGCACTGCTCATTCAAGTATTAAACCAACGAACACCCAAAGAGATAATTGATGCGGATCTTTACTTTATTGATAAGATTGGGCTAAAGGAGAATCTTTCCCCAACCCGCTCGAATGGGCTTGTTGCAATGGTTAAGCAGATGAGACTCTATGCAATTGCATACCAATCGAAACTTAATAATTGA
- a CDS encoding cysteine desulfurase, with amino-acid sequence MSLDINKIRQDFPILNQTLYGKPLAYFDNGATTQKPQVVLDAITHFHNSINANIHRGVHKLSEESTKAYEEARETVRSFINAKKTNEVIFTSGATASINMIAFSFGETFVHEGDEVIVSEMEHHSNIVPWQMLCERKKAKLKVLPFDDNGELIIEKLDELITSKTRILAVTHVSNSLGTVNPIKEIIKKAHKYNVPVLIDGAQGVKHGIIDVQDLDADFYAIAGHKIYGPTGIGVLYGKEKLLNAIVPWQGGGDMVAPRGVTFEKTVYNELPFKFEAGTANYIGAAGLSSAIKYYKSIGIEAATAYETELLKYATSKLLAIDGVRIIGNAQHKAPIVSFLVENIHPYDTGMILDKMGIAVRTGNHCTQPVMAHFAIDGTVRASLAFYNTFEEIDRLIDGVKKIKEMFG; translated from the coding sequence ATGTCATTAGATATTAATAAAATTCGTCAAGATTTCCCAATATTAAATCAAACTCTTTACGGGAAGCCTCTTGCATACTTCGATAATGGGGCAACAACGCAGAAACCTCAAGTAGTTCTCGATGCAATAACTCATTTCCATAACAGCATCAATGCTAATATTCATCGGGGAGTTCATAAGTTGAGCGAGGAGTCAACAAAAGCCTATGAAGAGGCTCGTGAAACAGTTCGAAGTTTTATTAATGCAAAAAAAACAAATGAGGTGATTTTTACCTCTGGAGCAACAGCCTCAATTAACATGATTGCCTTCTCGTTTGGAGAAACTTTTGTTCATGAGGGGGACGAGGTAATTGTCTCAGAAATGGAGCATCATTCCAATATCGTTCCATGGCAGATGTTATGCGAGCGCAAAAAGGCAAAACTTAAAGTTTTACCCTTCGATGATAATGGGGAACTAATCATCGAAAAGTTAGATGAACTAATCACCTCAAAAACACGTATTCTGGCGGTAACTCACGTTTCAAATTCTCTTGGAACTGTAAACCCAATCAAGGAAATCATTAAAAAAGCACATAAGTATAATGTTCCAGTTTTGATAGATGGCGCACAAGGAGTTAAGCATGGTATTATTGATGTTCAGGATCTGGATGCAGATTTTTATGCAATTGCAGGACATAAAATATATGGACCCACTGGAATAGGCGTTTTATATGGTAAAGAAAAACTGTTAAACGCAATAGTCCCTTGGCAGGGAGGGGGAGATATGGTTGCCCCACGAGGAGTAACATTTGAAAAAACCGTATACAATGAACTCCCATTTAAGTTTGAGGCTGGTACTGCAAATTATATAGGAGCGGCTGGATTATCTTCTGCTATTAAATACTATAAATCTATTGGCATTGAGGCAGCCACAGCATATGAAACTGAGTTATTAAAATATGCTACATCAAAATTACTTGCTATTGACGGTGTAAGGATTATAGGGAATGCTCAGCATAAAGCACCAATAGTATCATTTTTGGTTGAAAACATTCATCCCTACGATACAGGAATGATACTCGATAAAATGGGCATTGCCGTCCGCACCGGAAATCATTGCACCCAGCCTGTGATGGCTCATTTTGCTATTGATGGCACCGTTAGGGCTTCATTAGCATTTTACAATACTTTTGAGGAGATTGATAGGTTGATTGATGGTGTTAAGAAGATAAAAGAGATGTTTGGGTAA
- the sufD gene encoding Fe-S cluster assembly protein SufD: MSKSTTISIKEDLVDLYLSNLDLITDNSAPILNRGRQEAIENFNLLGLPDAKNEKYKYSKIEPLFSQDFEKYFAPKNITFQIDDIFRCDIPEIGTDLALVLNGFYLPKGEKITKLDNGLIYGSLSEAAIKYPEIVSKYYNTIADNNGEGLVSLNTAFVQDGVFIYVPKGVELDRPIQIINLLMSDENLLVQYRNLIILEERSKASIVVCDHTLSSQKFLSNVVTEIITESSSTLDFVKMQNEHNDSSQISHVYIRQLRDSKVTTNTITLHGGFIRNNLDVLLDEEGCENNSFGLYLNDRTQHIDNYSFIDHAKPHCTSTELFKGILDDQATGAFNGRILVRRGAQQTQAFQANNNLLLTADAKMNTKPQLEIYADDVKCSHGATVGQLDLEAKFYMQTRGIGEKEAMLLLMFGFAHDVVKKISVDPLRDRIDDLVNKRLRGELSRCHNCPMHCC; encoded by the coding sequence ATGAGTAAATCAACAACTATATCGATCAAGGAGGATTTGGTAGACCTTTATCTTAGCAACCTTGATCTTATTACCGATAACTCAGCTCCAATATTGAATAGGGGAAGACAGGAGGCTATAGAGAATTTCAACCTTCTGGGACTGCCCGATGCTAAAAACGAGAAGTATAAATACTCGAAAATTGAGCCTCTATTCTCACAAGATTTTGAAAAATACTTTGCTCCTAAAAATATTACTTTCCAAATTGATGATATTTTTAGGTGTGATATCCCAGAAATTGGAACTGATTTAGCTTTGGTTTTGAATGGATTCTATCTTCCTAAAGGTGAAAAAATCACCAAACTCGATAATGGATTGATATATGGCAGTTTATCCGAAGCAGCAATAAAGTATCCCGAAATAGTTTCGAAGTATTACAATACAATTGCCGATAATAATGGCGAAGGACTTGTTTCGCTTAACACTGCTTTCGTTCAAGATGGTGTTTTTATATATGTTCCTAAAGGAGTCGAACTTGATAGACCTATTCAGATTATCAATCTTTTAATGTCTGATGAAAATCTTCTTGTTCAGTACAGAAACCTAATAATACTTGAAGAGCGAAGTAAAGCGAGTATTGTTGTATGTGATCATACGCTTTCTTCACAGAAATTTCTTTCGAACGTTGTCACTGAAATTATTACGGAATCATCTTCTACGCTGGATTTTGTAAAGATGCAGAACGAACACAACGATTCATCACAAATTTCGCATGTTTACATTCGTCAACTTAGAGACTCGAAGGTTACAACCAACACAATTACCCTTCATGGTGGATTTATAAGAAATAATCTAGATGTTCTTCTTGATGAGGAAGGATGTGAGAATAACTCCTTCGGACTTTACTTAAATGATAGAACCCAGCATATCGATAACTATTCGTTTATTGATCATGCTAAACCACATTGTACTAGCACTGAATTATTCAAAGGTATCCTTGATGATCAGGCAACTGGGGCATTTAACGGTAGAATATTGGTAAGAAGGGGTGCTCAACAAACACAGGCATTTCAAGCGAATAATAATCTACTTCTAACCGCTGATGCCAAGATGAACACAAAGCCTCAACTTGAAATTTATGCTGATGATGTTAAATGTAGTCATGGTGCAACCGTTGGACAACTCGACTTGGAAGCCAAATTTTATATGCAGACAAGAGGTATTGGTGAGAAGGAAGCGATGTTACTGCTGATGTTTGGATTTGCACATGATGTTGTGAAGAAAATCAGCGTTGACCCGCTTCGCGATAGAATTGATGATCTGGTAAACAAACGTCTTCGCGGGGAACTATCAAGATGCCATAATTGTCCTATGCATTGCTGTTAG
- the sufC gene encoding Fe-S cluster assembly ATPase SufC — protein sequence MLVIKNLHANIKGKEILKGINLEINAGEVHAIMGPNGSGKSTLAAVLAGREIFEVTHGEILFNGKNLLDLSPEVRSREGLFLSFQYPIEIPGVSMVNFMKAAVNEQRKYRGLEPLSASDFLKMMREKKELVEIDSALTNRSVNEGFSGGEKKKNEIFQMAMLEPKLSILDETDSGLDIDALRIVANGVNKLKRPDNASIVITHYQRLLDYIVPDFVHILYSGKIVKSAGKELALELEEKGYDWIKNGE from the coding sequence ATGCTAGTAATTAAAAACTTACACGCCAACATAAAAGGCAAAGAGATATTAAAGGGAATTAATCTAGAGATTAACGCAGGTGAAGTTCATGCGATCATGGGACCCAATGGCTCTGGAAAAAGCACGCTTGCTGCGGTTCTTGCAGGGAGAGAAATCTTTGAGGTGACACATGGTGAGATCCTTTTCAACGGGAAAAATTTACTTGATCTATCACCCGAAGTTCGTTCGCGTGAAGGGTTATTTCTAAGTTTTCAATATCCTATTGAAATACCAGGCGTTAGCATGGTTAACTTTATGAAAGCGGCTGTTAATGAGCAACGTAAATACAGGGGATTAGAACCATTATCCGCATCAGATTTTTTAAAAATGATGCGCGAGAAGAAAGAACTCGTTGAAATTGATTCTGCATTAACCAATCGCTCAGTGAACGAAGGATTCTCTGGAGGAGAAAAGAAGAAAAATGAAATCTTTCAGATGGCGATGCTTGAACCGAAGCTCTCGATTCTTGATGAGACTGATTCTGGTCTCGATATCGATGCGTTGCGCATTGTGGCAAATGGTGTAAATAAGTTAAAACGCCCAGATAACGCTTCAATAGTAATTACACACTATCAAAGATTGCTTGACTATATTGTTCCAGACTTTGTACATATCCTTTACAGTGGTAAAATTGTAAAAAGTGCTGGCAAAGAACTTGCACTTGAACTTGAGGAGAAAGGGTATGATTGGATTAAAAATGGTGAGTAG
- the sufB gene encoding Fe-S cluster assembly protein SufB, whose protein sequence is MTNDQDKIISEVTSGDYKYGFVTDVETDIIPKGLSEDVVRIISKKKEEPEWMLEFRLKAYRYWLTMETPTWAHLNVPDIDYQEIIFYAAPRKKNPNSSEEIDPELKETFEKLGIPLNEQKILSGVAVDAVMDSSSVKTTFSETLSEHGIIFCSMSEAIREHPDLIKKHLASVVPTTDNYFAALNSAVFSDGSFCYIPRGVRCPMELSTYFRINAANTGQFERTLIVAEADSYVSYLEGCTAPVRDENQLHAAVVEIVALENAEVKYSTVQNWYPGDKNGKGGIYNFVTKRGICRGKNSKISWTQVETGSAITWKYPSCILLGDNSYGEFNSVAVTNNHQQADTGTKMIHIGKNTRSHIISKGISAGVSNNSYRGLVKVLKGAENARNFSQCDSLLLGDKCGAHTFPYIEVDNPTAIVEHEATTSKIGEDQIFYCNQRGLSTEDAIGLIINGYAKEVLNKLPMEFAVEAQKLLQISLEGSVG, encoded by the coding sequence ATGACAAACGATCAGGATAAAATAATAAGCGAGGTTACATCAGGAGACTATAAATACGGATTTGTAACAGATGTTGAAACAGATATTATTCCCAAAGGCTTAAGCGAGGATGTTGTGAGGATAATATCAAAAAAAAAGGAAGAACCAGAGTGGATGCTTGAATTCCGCTTGAAGGCATATCGTTACTGGTTAACAATGGAAACGCCTACTTGGGCTCACCTAAATGTCCCGGACATTGACTATCAAGAGATTATCTTTTATGCTGCTCCTCGTAAGAAAAACCCAAATAGTAGCGAGGAAATAGATCCTGAACTAAAGGAAACATTCGAAAAGTTAGGTATTCCTCTAAATGAACAAAAGATACTATCTGGTGTAGCCGTTGATGCTGTTATGGATAGTTCATCGGTTAAGACAACCTTTAGCGAGACTCTTTCTGAGCATGGTATTATTTTCTGTTCGATGAGCGAAGCTATTCGTGAACATCCTGATTTAATTAAGAAACACCTTGCATCAGTTGTTCCTACAACCGATAACTATTTTGCCGCTCTAAACTCTGCTGTTTTTAGCGATGGTTCGTTCTGCTATATTCCCAGAGGTGTTCGATGCCCAATGGAGTTAAGCACCTATTTCAGGATAAACGCTGCAAATACTGGTCAATTCGAACGTACGCTTATTGTAGCCGAGGCTGATAGTTATGTTAGCTATTTGGAAGGTTGTACTGCTCCTGTTCGTGATGAGAATCAGTTGCATGCGGCAGTAGTCGAAATTGTTGCTCTTGAAAACGCCGAAGTTAAATATTCTACAGTTCAAAACTGGTATCCGGGTGATAAGAATGGTAAAGGCGGAATTTACAACTTTGTCACCAAGCGTGGGATTTGTAGGGGAAAGAATAGTAAGATATCGTGGACTCAGGTTGAAACGGGTTCTGCAATTACTTGGAAATATCCGAGTTGTATACTTCTAGGGGATAATTCATACGGAGAGTTTAATTCGGTAGCGGTAACAAACAATCATCAACAAGCCGATACAGGAACAAAGATGATTCATATTGGTAAAAATACCCGTAGCCATATTATCTCAAAAGGCATTTCCGCGGGGGTTAGTAATAATAGTTATAGGGGGTTGGTTAAGGTTCTTAAAGGGGCAGAGAATGCAAGAAATTTCTCACAGTGTGATTCACTTCTTTTAGGCGATAAATGCGGAGCACATACATTTCCATACATTGAGGTTGATAATCCAACTGCAATAGTTGAACACGAAGCAACAACTTCTAAGATAGGCGAAGATCAAATCTTTTATTGTAATCAGAGAGGCTTATCCACCGAGGATGCGATTGGACTTATAATAAATGGTTATGCAAAGGAGGTGTTAAATAAACTTCCGATGGAGTTTGCTGTTGAAGCGCAGAAATTGCTACAGATTAGTCTTGAGGGAAGTGTTGGGTAA
- a CDS encoding DUF1987 domain-containing protein — translation MKSLHINGTQVSPTVDFNIELRTLEISGFSRPENVRDFYFPLIQWLDELNNWIKNNKSLNVEVEPFTFKFKLIYFNSSSAKFIYDIIILLNGFQKEGFSIKIYWYFDEDDDELREAGEELSDMANVPFFYIATKKE, via the coding sequence ATGAAGTCGTTACATATAAACGGAACACAGGTATCGCCCACTGTTGATTTTAATATTGAATTGCGAACGCTAGAAATTAGTGGGTTTTCGCGACCAGAGAATGTTCGTGATTTTTATTTTCCATTAATTCAGTGGCTCGATGAGTTGAATAATTGGATTAAAAACAACAAATCTTTGAATGTTGAAGTTGAGCCATTTACTTTTAAATTTAAGTTAATATACTTTAACTCCTCATCAGCTAAATTTATTTATGATATAATAATACTGCTCAATGGATTTCAAAAAGAAGGATTTTCCATTAAGATTTATTGGTATTTTGACGAGGATGATGATGAACTTCGCGAAGCGGGCGAGGAGCTTTCTGATATGGCAAATGTCCCCTTCTTCTACATTGCTACAAAAAAAGAATAA
- a CDS encoding DUF1987 domain-containing protein, whose product MDSLNIEPTEFTPKINFDPENNLFEISGFSRPENVIGFYRPILKWLDEFSDGVLSKNIDFNKNILTVNLKMTYFNSASSKFLLDILLEFMKYHSRGNEVLINWFFEDGDDEIQESGEEISDMLGYPFNFIPYQT is encoded by the coding sequence ATGGATTCCCTTAATATTGAACCTACCGAGTTCACTCCTAAAATAAATTTCGATCCTGAAAACAATCTATTTGAAATTTCTGGTTTCTCGCGACCAGAAAATGTAATTGGTTTTTATAGACCTATCCTAAAGTGGCTTGATGAGTTCAGTGATGGTGTATTGAGTAAAAATATCGATTTTAACAAGAATATATTAACAGTAAACCTTAAGATGACATATTTCAACTCTGCATCCTCAAAATTCTTACTTGATATTTTATTAGAATTTATGAAATATCACTCAAGAGGAAATGAGGTACTAATTAACTGGTTTTTTGAGGATGGAGATGATGAGATTCAGGAATCAGGTGAAGAGATTTCCGATATGCTTGGATACCCCTTTAATTTCATACCCTACCAAACCTAA